The following proteins come from a genomic window of Haliaeetus albicilla chromosome 23, bHalAlb1.1, whole genome shotgun sequence:
- the PSMD10 gene encoding 26S proteasome non-ATPase regulatory subunit 10, which yields MEDAVSDVGICNLAYAGRLEELRAQLLRDRALATKADQDNRTALHWACSAGHTDVADLLLGLGVPVNDKDDVSVAAIPGHPRYPREGPARGSGRPGKCCEPVCVGNLVAQLLSGAFAVTVSAAEVPLASGPVATGAGRFLLSLLPSVGVSSVVSGRFQKAHAAVCVLGRQPEVFRCLCGRGGNETWMSPACCHRSLGELLTNKVAKPGGFGLLSGVFVLPLSWCDPLKYVVTDHEIAIMLLENGADPDATDHFESTPLHRAAAKGNLKMVQILLQHNASVNIRDSEGNTPLHLACDEERVEEAKLLVSHGASIHIENKEELTPLKVAKGGLGAILKRMVEG from the exons ATGGAGGATGCCGTGTCCGACGTGGGGATCTGCAACCTGGCCTACGCCGGGCGCCTGGAGGAGCTGCGGGCCCAGCTGCTGCGCGACAGGGCCCTGGCCACTAAGGCCGACCAG gACAACCGGACCGCGCTGCACTGGGCCTGCTCGGCGGGACACACGGACGTCGCCGACCTCCTCCTCGGCCTCGGCGTGCCTGTGAACGACAAGGACGATGTGAGTGTCGCGGCCATCCCGGGACACCCCCGCTACCCCCGTGAGGGGCCGGCCCGGGGCAGCGGGAGGCCGGGGAAGTGCTGTGAACCGGTCTGTGTGGGGAATTTGGTTGCGCAGTTGCTGTCCGGAGCCTTTGCCGTCACGGTTTCGGCCGCAGAAGTGCCCCTGGCCAGCGGTCCGGTGGCGACTGGCGCTGGTcgcttcctcctctccctcctcccgtCAGTTGGGGTATCCAGTGTGGTATCTGGGAGGTTTCAAAAAGCGCACGCTGCTGTGTGCGTGCTAGGAAGGCAACCTGAAGTATTTCGCTGTTTATGTGGAAGAGGGGGTAATGAGACTTGGATGAGCCCTGCTTGTTGTCACAGGAGTTTAGGAGAACTCCTTACGAACAAAGTTGCAAAACCAGGGGGTTTTGGGTTGCTCTCGGGAGTTTTTGTGTTACCTTTATCTTGGTGTGATCCTCTTAAATATGTTGTGACGGATCACGAG ATTGCAATCATGCTTTTAGAGAATGGAGCTGATCCGGATGCAACAGATCATTTTGAATCCACCCCATtacacagagcagcagccaaAGGAAACCTAAAAATGGTACAGATCCTTCTGCAGCACAATGCATCTGTTAATATACGGGACTCTGAAGGAAATACTCCTCT TCATTTAGCCTGCGAtgaagagagagtggaggaggcAAAGCTGCTAGTGTCTCATGGTGCAAGTATTCACATTGAGAATAAAGAAGAACTGACCCCACTGAAAGTGGCAAAAGGTGGCCTGGGAGCCATACTTAAAAGAATGGTGGAAGGGTAG